One region of Hymenobacter sediminicola genomic DNA includes:
- the aspA gene encoding aspartate ammonia-lyase: protein MQTTRLEHDFLGERAIPEEAYYGIQTLRAMENFNITGIPLKSEPLFVQALAYVKKAAALTNRELGVLDPTIADYIVRACDKVASGELNDHFLTDMIQGGAGTSVNMNANEVIANVALELMGKPKGQYEFCHPNNHVNCSQSTNDAYPTAFRIALSNKLVGYSATLGQLADAFATKGEEFRNVLKMGRTQLQDAVPMSMGDEFKAFATNLREELLRIEDSRRLISEINMGATAIGTRVNAPDGYAELVTQHLRAITGLDLSLAGDLIEATYDTGAYVQLSGVLKRTAVKLSKICNDLRLLSSGPRTGLFEINLPPLQPGSSIMPGKVNPVVPEVVNQTAFYVIGADLTVTMAAEGGQLQLNVMEPVISFALFTSISYMTNACHTLREKCVLGITANAQHTENMVRNSIGIVTQLNPVLGYEASAEIAKEALKTGKSVHDIAVTERQLLTQAKWDEIFTFENLIRPGFIQ, encoded by the coding sequence ATGCAAACTACCCGACTTGAACACGATTTTCTCGGCGAACGAGCTATTCCTGAAGAAGCGTATTATGGTATCCAGACGCTGCGGGCGATGGAAAACTTCAATATCACGGGCATTCCATTAAAGTCGGAGCCGCTGTTTGTACAGGCGCTGGCTTACGTGAAAAAGGCTGCCGCTCTCACGAATCGGGAGCTTGGTGTGCTGGATCCTACTATTGCCGACTACATCGTGCGGGCTTGCGACAAAGTGGCTTCAGGCGAGCTGAATGATCATTTTCTGACCGATATGATCCAAGGTGGTGCGGGCACGTCAGTGAATATGAATGCCAACGAAGTCATTGCCAATGTGGCCCTGGAGTTGATGGGGAAACCCAAAGGGCAATATGAATTTTGCCATCCCAACAACCATGTCAACTGTTCTCAGTCCACCAATGATGCGTATCCTACTGCTTTCCGCATTGCTCTTAGCAATAAGCTGGTCGGCTATAGTGCCACTTTAGGACAACTGGCCGATGCCTTTGCGACCAAAGGCGAGGAGTTCCGCAATGTGCTGAAAATGGGCCGTACGCAGCTGCAGGATGCTGTGCCCATGAGTATGGGCGACGAGTTTAAGGCGTTTGCCACCAACCTGCGGGAAGAACTGTTGCGCATAGAAGACAGCCGCCGCTTGATCAGCGAAATCAACATGGGAGCCACGGCCATTGGTACCCGCGTGAATGCCCCTGATGGGTACGCTGAGTTGGTAACACAGCATCTGCGGGCCATTACTGGCCTCGACCTGAGTCTGGCTGGCGACCTGATAGAAGCCACCTACGACACTGGCGCCTACGTGCAGCTTTCTGGGGTGCTAAAACGGACGGCTGTGAAGCTGTCCAAAATCTGCAACGACCTGCGCCTGCTGTCCTCGGGGCCGCGCACCGGCCTGTTCGAAATCAACCTGCCGCCACTGCAGCCTGGTTCTAGTATTATGCCCGGTAAAGTAAATCCGGTGGTGCCGGAAGTGGTCAACCAAACAGCTTTCTACGTCATCGGTGCCGACCTGACGGTGACAATGGCCGCCGAAGGCGGGCAGCTTCAACTGAACGTGATGGAGCCGGTTATCAGCTTCGCGCTGTTCACCAGCATCAGCTATATGACAAATGCCTGCCACACTTTGCGGGAGAAATGCGTGCTGGGTATTACCGCCAATGCTCAGCACACCGAGAATATGGTGCGCAATAGCATCGGCATCGTGACCCAACTAAATCCGGTGCTGGGCTACGAAGCATCCGCCGAAATTGCGAAAGAGGCATTGAAAACCGGTAAGTCGGTGCACGATATTGCCGTAACGGAGCGCCAACTGCTGACACAAGCCAAATGGGATGAGATTTTCACGTTTGAAAACCTAATACGGCCAGGCTTTATTCAGTAA
- a CDS encoding DUF6929 family protein: MRATIIRQLELPNLPSASGVEILGETVYIIGDDSPYLYRFGAAELQPGQTITLFDTAHFSAGRIPKTLKPDLECLTALTDARTGETGLLVFGSGATAAREGGFWVPVGGKPAGATVYPVALGPLYTRLRELLPAGITLNLEAIAASPTELLLFQRTVGAAAGNFIFRLPLPATLDHLHHRVPQLPPVQAQHFSLPQIEGKPAGFSGASFYEGKLFVTASVEDTIDAVLDGAVLGSFVGVLNPQNPAASLASFALLQLPDGKPYRGKVESVAVRRTLGTGHYELLLVTDDDQGGSTAVLVEVQL; the protein is encoded by the coding sequence ATGCGCGCCACTATCATCCGGCAGCTTGAACTGCCGAATCTGCCGTCGGCTTCGGGGGTAGAAATTCTGGGCGAAACGGTATACATCATCGGCGACGACTCGCCGTATCTGTACCGTTTCGGGGCGGCAGAACTCCAGCCAGGCCAGACAATCACGCTGTTTGATACGGCCCACTTTAGCGCCGGCCGTATTCCCAAGACCCTCAAACCCGACCTAGAATGCCTGACGGCCCTCACAGATGCCCGCACCGGCGAAACGGGGCTGCTGGTATTTGGCTCGGGAGCTACTGCGGCGCGGGAAGGCGGCTTTTGGGTGCCAGTAGGAGGGAAGCCAGCTGGCGCTACGGTATACCCGGTGGCGCTGGGGCCACTATATACGCGGCTGCGCGAGTTACTTCCGGCTGGTATCACACTAAATCTGGAGGCTATTGCAGCCAGCCCTACGGAGCTACTACTGTTTCAGCGGACAGTGGGCGCAGCGGCGGGCAACTTTATTTTCCGTCTACCGCTGCCTGCCACGCTGGACCATCTGCATCACCGAGTGCCACAGCTGCCGCCGGTACAGGCACAGCACTTCAGCCTGCCTCAGATTGAGGGCAAACCCGCTGGTTTCTCGGGCGCGTCCTTCTACGAAGGAAAATTGTTCGTGACAGCCTCTGTGGAAGATACCATTGATGCCGTGCTTGATGGTGCTGTACTGGGCAGCTTCGTAGGGGTGCTGAATCCGCAGAATCCGGCTGCGTCATTGGCGTCGTTTGCGCTGCTACAGTTGCCCGATGGCAAGCCCTACCGGGGCAAAGTGGAAAGTGTGGCTGTGCGCCGAACCCTTGGGACCGGCCATTACGAACTGCTCCTGGTAACAGACGACGACCAGGGTGGATCAACTGCCGTGCTGGTAGAAGTGCAACTGTAG